A single genomic interval of Cupriavidus necator harbors:
- the edd gene encoding phosphogluconate dehydratase: MPRHPVLERVTARIVSRSAASRQAYLDRTHAMAGQKVERAQLSCTNLAHAVAAMPDAAKIRLKADERPNLAIVSAYNDMLSAHQPLAAFPQWLKEAALEAGGTAQFAGGTPAMCDGVTQGQDGMDLSLFSRDVIALATAVALSHQMFDAALYLGVCDKIVPGLVMGALSFGHLPAVFVPGGPMTTGISNDEKAHTRQLYAEGKIGRKELLEAETRSYHGPGTCTFYGTANSNQMLMEMMGLHLPGTAFVNPNTPLREALTREAARQALKLVHGGERYTPVAEVLDERAFVNGIVGLLATGGSTNHTLHLIAMARVAGIVLGWDDFDELSAVVPLLARVYPNGKADVNQFQAAGGLPVVIRGLLSLGLVHDDVTTIVGRGLQDYTREPVLRDGKLTWIDGPAAPLDDSIVRAADAPFAPDGGIKVLDGRLGRAVIKTSAVKAEHQVVEAPAMVFEHQDDVLHAFKRGELERDFVAVLPWQGPASCGMPELHKLTPTLTVLQDRGFHVALVTDGRMSGASGKVPAAIHVCPEALRGGAIGRVRSGDMMRVDAPAGVLEVLVPDDEWQARAPARPDLSANRHGVGRDLFATFRRHVSTAESGACTLFSDEDDDDNNAPVLG; encoded by the coding sequence ATGCCACGTCATCCAGTGCTCGAGCGGGTCACCGCCCGCATCGTCTCCCGCAGCGCCGCCTCGCGCCAGGCGTACCTTGACCGCACCCACGCCATGGCCGGGCAGAAGGTCGAACGCGCGCAGCTTTCCTGTACCAACCTGGCCCATGCGGTGGCTGCCATGCCGGACGCCGCGAAGATCCGGCTGAAGGCCGACGAGCGGCCCAACCTGGCGATCGTCTCGGCCTACAACGACATGCTGTCGGCGCACCAGCCGCTGGCGGCTTTCCCTCAGTGGCTCAAGGAAGCGGCGCTCGAGGCCGGCGGCACCGCGCAGTTTGCCGGCGGCACGCCCGCGATGTGCGACGGCGTCACGCAGGGCCAGGACGGCATGGACCTGTCGCTGTTCTCGCGCGATGTGATTGCGCTGGCCACGGCGGTGGCGCTGTCGCATCAGATGTTCGATGCCGCGCTGTACCTGGGCGTGTGCGACAAGATCGTGCCCGGGCTGGTGATGGGCGCGCTGTCGTTCGGCCACCTGCCGGCCGTGTTCGTGCCGGGCGGGCCGATGACCACCGGCATCAGCAACGACGAAAAGGCGCACACGCGCCAGCTCTACGCCGAAGGCAAGATCGGCCGCAAGGAACTGCTCGAGGCCGAGACCCGCTCCTACCACGGCCCCGGCACCTGCACCTTCTACGGCACCGCCAATTCCAACCAGATGCTGATGGAGATGATGGGCCTGCACCTGCCGGGCACGGCCTTCGTCAACCCCAACACACCGCTGCGCGAGGCGCTCACGCGCGAGGCCGCGCGCCAGGCGCTGAAGCTGGTGCACGGCGGCGAGCGCTATACGCCGGTGGCCGAGGTGCTGGACGAGCGCGCCTTCGTCAACGGCATCGTCGGGCTGCTGGCCACCGGCGGCTCCACCAACCACACGCTGCACCTGATCGCGATGGCGCGCGTGGCCGGCATCGTGCTGGGCTGGGACGACTTTGACGAGCTCTCGGCCGTGGTGCCGCTGCTGGCGCGCGTGTACCCGAACGGCAAGGCCGACGTGAACCAGTTCCAGGCCGCAGGCGGGCTGCCCGTGGTGATCCGCGGGCTGCTGTCGCTGGGCCTGGTGCATGACGACGTGACCACCATCGTCGGCCGCGGGCTGCAGGACTACACGCGCGAACCCGTGCTGCGCGACGGCAAGCTGACCTGGATCGACGGCCCGGCCGCGCCGCTCGACGACAGCATCGTGCGCGCCGCCGACGCGCCCTTTGCGCCGGACGGCGGCATCAAGGTGCTGGACGGCAGGCTAGGCCGCGCGGTGATCAAGACCTCTGCGGTCAAGGCCGAGCACCAGGTGGTGGAGGCACCGGCGATGGTGTTCGAGCATCAGGACGATGTGCTGCACGCATTCAAGCGCGGCGAGCTGGAGCGAGACTTCGTTGCGGTGCTACCGTGGCAGGGCCCGGCCTCGTGCGGCATGCCCGAGCTGCACAAGCTCACGCCCACGCTGACGGTGCTGCAGGACCGCGGCTTCCATGTGGCGCTGGTGACCGACGGGCGCATGTCGGGCGCGTCGGGCAAGGTGCCGGCGGCTATTCACGTCTGCCCCGAGGCGCTGCGCGGGGGCGCGATCGGGCGCGTGCGCAGCGGCGACATGATGCGCGTGGATGCGCCCGCGGGCGTGCTCGAGGTGCTGGTGCCGGATGACGAATGGCAGGCGCGCGCGCCTGCCCGTCCGGACCTCAGCGCCAATCGCCACGGCGTGGGCCGCGACCTGTTCGCCACCTTCCGCCGCCATGTCAGCACCGCGGAAAGCGGCGCCTGCACGCTGTTTTCGGACGAGGACGACGACGACAACAACGCACCCGTGCTCGGCTAG
- a CDS encoding response regulator transcription factor: MRVLLVEDDAMIGDSVKLALRQEGFTVDWVRDGDAGLAAASTAQHGQACYDLILLDLGLPRRPGLDVLRTLRARGVPTPVLILTARDAVADRVAGLNAGADDYLVKPFDLQELAARMHALARRAAGRAEPLVSYGDIVLNPTTREATHRGEPVRLSAREFALLAALMARPGKVWSVPQLQERLYGWDDEVGSNTVEVYIHALRKKFGAALIRNIRGVGYVVPRLDGDAASVGEGDTP; the protein is encoded by the coding sequence ATGCGCGTGCTGCTGGTGGAAGACGACGCCATGATCGGCGACAGCGTCAAGCTGGCGCTGCGCCAGGAAGGCTTTACCGTCGACTGGGTGCGCGACGGCGACGCGGGCCTGGCCGCGGCCAGCACCGCGCAGCACGGCCAGGCGTGCTATGACCTGATCCTGCTCGACCTCGGCCTGCCGCGGCGCCCGGGCCTCGACGTGCTGCGCACCTTGCGCGCGCGCGGCGTGCCGACGCCGGTGCTGATCCTGACCGCGCGCGATGCCGTCGCGGATCGTGTCGCGGGGCTCAATGCCGGCGCCGATGATTACCTGGTCAAGCCCTTTGACCTGCAGGAACTGGCGGCGCGCATGCACGCGCTGGCGCGCCGTGCCGCCGGCCGGGCGGAACCGCTGGTCAGCTACGGCGACATCGTGCTCAACCCCACTACCCGCGAGGCCACCCACCGCGGCGAGCCGGTGCGCCTGTCGGCGCGCGAGTTCGCGCTGCTGGCCGCGCTGATGGCGCGGCCCGGCAAGGTCTGGTCGGTGCCGCAGCTGCAGGAGCGGCTGTACGGCTGGGACGATGAAGTCGGCAGCAATACCGTCGAGGTCTATATCCACGCGCTGCGTAAGAAGTTCGGCGCGGCGCTGATTCGCAATATCCGCGGCGTGGGCTATGTGGTGCCGCGCCTCGATGGGGATGCAGCATCCGTGGGCGAAGGAGACACCCCCTGA
- a CDS encoding mechanosensitive ion channel family protein — translation MDLNFIDANKLEAGWTYLVQFAINQGMNCLAAILILMAGWWLSARVARGARRALSGTHVDETMRPLLANALQWMVRVLTIVLVLSQFGVQTASIIAMLGAAGLAIGLALQGTLQNIAAGIMLVLLRPFRVGQYIDAQGVAGTVRETGLFMTELTTFDGVCLRVPNGKLWGSAITNYSENATRRADIEATVTFDSDVQRSLEALRAMLAREPRLLAEPRPETMVVNYTQQGITLNVRYWTSNDDYWNVRFAFYERIKHVLEQAGSKLAVPIQELHVPGAASVPGAVKVADSAPSASAPHPAGAASRRPVQHLG, via the coding sequence ATGGACCTGAACTTCATCGATGCGAACAAGCTGGAGGCGGGCTGGACTTACCTGGTCCAGTTCGCCATCAACCAGGGAATGAACTGCCTGGCAGCCATCCTGATCCTGATGGCCGGCTGGTGGCTGTCGGCCCGCGTGGCCCGGGGCGCCCGGCGCGCGCTCAGCGGCACGCACGTGGACGAGACCATGCGCCCGCTGCTGGCCAACGCGCTGCAATGGATGGTGCGCGTGCTGACCATCGTGCTGGTGCTGTCGCAGTTCGGGGTGCAGACCGCCAGCATCATCGCCATGCTGGGCGCCGCGGGACTGGCCATCGGGCTGGCACTGCAGGGCACGCTGCAGAACATTGCCGCCGGCATCATGCTGGTGCTGCTGCGGCCGTTCCGCGTCGGCCAGTACATCGATGCGCAGGGGGTGGCCGGCACCGTGCGCGAGACCGGCCTCTTCATGACCGAGCTGACCACCTTCGATGGCGTCTGCCTGCGCGTGCCAAACGGCAAGCTGTGGGGAAGCGCCATCACCAACTACAGCGAGAACGCCACGCGGCGCGCAGACATCGAGGCCACGGTGACCTTCGACAGCGATGTGCAGCGCAGCCTGGAAGCGCTGCGCGCGATGCTCGCGCGCGAGCCGCGCCTGCTGGCCGAACCCAGGCCCGAGACCATGGTGGTCAACTACACGCAGCAGGGCATCACGCTGAACGTGCGCTACTGGACCTCGAATGACGACTACTGGAACGTGCGTTTCGCGTTCTACGAGCGCATCAAGCATGTGCTGGAACAAGCCGGCAGCAAGCTGGCGGTGCCGATCCAGGAATTGCACGTGCCGGGCGCCGCCTCGGTGCCGGGTGCGGTGAAGGTGGCCGACAGCGCGCCATCGGCGAGCGCGCCGCACCCGGCCGGCGCGGCGTCGCGCCGGCCGGTGCAGCACCTGGGCTAG
- a CDS encoding sensor histidine kinase: MRSIQRTLLWWLAAGLLAGIAVATALIYGQARQEANALFDYQMKQMAAALPSQFADPVAPPFLGSPGDLTHADEDVVIHIWDGSGRSLYLSHSHPALPARAELGFSNVTTQQGEWRLYSMQLGPTVVQIAQPMSARRTLAARMALRTVAPLLLLLPLLGWLVWMAVGRGLRPLREIATEVRARDANTLAPLAVRQMPDEIAPLSAALNQLLARLSHAIDTQRAFVADAAHALRTPLAALQLQAQLVERAANGAARDEAIGKLRQGLERLTHLVTQLLTLARQEPGAAMPRHEPVELHQLAASVVADMAQAALDRNIDLGLDGSKDTSPVVVRGDVDALRILLTNLLDNALAYIPAGSRIDVLVGRSADGRAVELVVSDNGPGIPAEERARVFDRFYRVADAPTGGSGLGLAIVAEIAQSHGARVVLEDAGPGLRVRVVFGAG, encoded by the coding sequence ATGCGCTCCATCCAGCGAACCCTGCTGTGGTGGCTGGCCGCGGGCCTGCTTGCCGGCATCGCCGTCGCCACGGCGCTGATCTACGGGCAGGCACGGCAGGAAGCCAACGCGCTGTTCGACTACCAGATGAAGCAGATGGCCGCGGCATTGCCCAGCCAGTTCGCCGACCCGGTGGCGCCGCCTTTCCTGGGCTCGCCCGGCGACCTGACCCACGCCGACGAGGATGTGGTCATCCACATCTGGGACGGCTCCGGCCGCAGCCTGTACCTGTCGCATTCGCACCCGGCGCTGCCCGCGCGTGCGGAACTGGGCTTTTCCAACGTGACCACGCAGCAGGGCGAATGGCGCCTATACAGCATGCAGCTTGGGCCCACCGTGGTGCAGATCGCGCAGCCGATGAGCGCACGGCGCACCCTGGCCGCGCGCATGGCGCTGCGCACCGTGGCGCCGCTGCTGTTGCTGCTGCCGCTGCTGGGCTGGCTGGTGTGGATGGCAGTGGGGCGCGGCCTGCGCCCGCTGCGCGAAATTGCCACCGAAGTGCGCGCGCGCGACGCCAACACACTGGCGCCGCTGGCCGTGCGCCAGATGCCGGACGAGATCGCTCCGCTGAGCGCAGCGCTGAACCAGCTGCTGGCGCGGCTCTCGCACGCCATCGACACCCAGCGTGCCTTCGTCGCCGACGCCGCGCACGCCCTGCGCACGCCGCTGGCAGCGCTGCAGTTGCAGGCACAGCTGGTGGAGCGCGCCGCCAACGGCGCAGCGCGTGACGAAGCGATCGGCAAGCTGCGCCAGGGGCTGGAGCGGCTGACCCACCTGGTCACCCAGCTTTTGACGCTGGCACGGCAGGAGCCGGGCGCAGCCATGCCCCGGCACGAACCGGTGGAGCTGCATCAACTGGCCGCAAGCGTGGTCGCGGACATGGCGCAGGCAGCGCTGGATCGCAATATCGACCTTGGGCTGGACGGCAGCAAGGACACGTCGCCGGTGGTGGTGCGTGGAGATGTGGATGCGTTGCGCATCCTGCTGACCAACCTGCTGGACAATGCGCTGGCTTATATCCCTGCCGGAAGCCGTATCGATGTGCTGGTGGGTCGCAGCGCCGATGGGCGCGCCGTTGAGCTGGTTGTCAGCGACAACGGGCCGGGGATCCCCGCTGAGGAGCGGGCGCGCGTGTTTGACCGGTTCTATCGGGTGGCCGATGCGCCGACCGGCGGCAGCGGGCTGGGGCTGGCCATCGTGGCGGAGATTGCCCAGTCGCATGGGGCGCGGGTGGTGCTGGAGGATGCGGGGCCGGGGTTGAGGGTGAGGGTGGTGTTTGGGGCCGGGTAG
- the zwf gene encoding glucose-6-phosphate dehydrogenase, with protein sequence MPDFDMVLFGGTGDLARRKLLPSLFDAHHAGLLHPAARILATGSQPLSTADYLASLEQTVRPGLAHAPPESWDKFCARIVYVQADARVPAHFDALAEQVLARKPEVVVCYLATAPHLFVSICEQLARTGLNTRQAPNVRIVLEKPLGHDLESNEAINSAVAKFFAEEQIYRIDHYLGKESVQNLMAIRFGNALFEPLWRREWVQDVQITIAEELGVETRGDFYDRTGALRDMVQNHLLQLLCMVAMEPPASLSEDAIRDEKIKILKALKPITPQDVAEKTVRGQYRSGAIGGKPVPGYLEEAGIAPDSRTETFVAIKAEIANWRWEGVPFYLRTGKRMQSRVAEIVIHFRDVPHAIFPRPLTLSPQNRLVIQLQPEESIRLYCLVKQPGDTLELTPTSLDLDFANSFKVRRAGAYERLLLDVIRGRLGLFVRRDEQVQAWRWVEPIIDTWDASTVPPKPYTAGTWGPAASSALMSRDGGLWHEEA encoded by the coding sequence ATGCCTGATTTCGACATGGTGCTGTTCGGCGGCACCGGCGACCTGGCGCGGCGCAAGCTGCTGCCGTCCCTGTTCGATGCCCACCACGCCGGCCTGCTGCATCCGGCCGCACGCATCCTCGCCACCGGCAGCCAGCCGCTCTCGACCGCGGACTACCTCGCCTCGCTGGAGCAGACCGTGCGCCCCGGGCTAGCCCATGCGCCGCCCGAGTCATGGGACAAGTTCTGCGCGCGCATTGTCTACGTGCAGGCCGATGCACGCGTGCCCGCGCATTTCGATGCGCTCGCGGAGCAGGTGCTGGCACGCAAGCCTGAAGTGGTGGTGTGCTATCTCGCCACCGCGCCGCACCTGTTCGTGTCGATCTGCGAGCAGCTGGCACGCACCGGCCTGAACACGCGCCAGGCGCCCAACGTGCGCATCGTGCTGGAAAAACCGCTGGGGCATGACCTCGAATCCAACGAGGCAATCAACTCGGCAGTGGCGAAGTTCTTCGCCGAAGAGCAGATCTACCGCATCGATCATTACCTCGGCAAGGAGTCGGTGCAGAACCTGATGGCGATCCGCTTCGGCAACGCGCTGTTCGAGCCGCTGTGGCGGCGCGAGTGGGTGCAGGACGTGCAGATCACCATCGCCGAAGAACTCGGCGTGGAAACGCGCGGCGACTTCTACGACCGCACCGGCGCGCTGCGCGACATGGTGCAGAACCACTTGCTGCAGCTCTTGTGCATGGTGGCGATGGAGCCGCCGGCCAGCCTCAGCGAAGATGCCATCCGCGACGAGAAGATCAAGATCCTGAAGGCGCTCAAGCCGATCACGCCGCAGGACGTGGCCGAGAAGACCGTGCGCGGCCAGTACCGCTCCGGTGCCATCGGCGGCAAGCCGGTGCCGGGCTACCTGGAAGAAGCGGGCATCGCGCCCGACAGCCGCACCGAGACCTTTGTCGCGATCAAGGCCGAGATCGCCAACTGGCGCTGGGAAGGCGTGCCGTTCTACCTGCGCACCGGCAAGCGTATGCAGTCGCGCGTGGCCGAGATCGTGATCCATTTCCGCGACGTGCCGCACGCGATCTTCCCGCGGCCGCTGACGCTGTCGCCGCAGAACCGGCTGGTGATCCAGCTGCAGCCGGAAGAAAGCATCCGCCTGTACTGCCTGGTCAAGCAGCCTGGCGACACGCTGGAGCTGACGCCGACCTCGCTCGACCTGGACTTTGCCAACTCGTTCAAGGTGCGCCGCGCCGGCGCCTACGAACGCTTGCTGCTCGACGTGATCCGCGGCCGGCTGGGCCTGTTCGTGCGCCGCGATGAACAAGTGCAGGCCTGGCGCTGGGTCGAACCCATCATCGACACCTGGGATGCCAGCACCGTGCCGCCCAAGCCCTATACCGCCGGCACCTGGGGACCGGCCGCGTCGTCGGCGCTGATGTCGCGCGACGGCGGGCTGTGGCACGAGGAAGCCTGA
- the pgl gene encoding 6-phosphogluconolactonase, which translates to MRVFEHPTPMDQAEALAISIGNALELAIRVKGWAVLAVSGGRSPVAMFERLRHRHVRWEAVTITLVDERVVPPEHADSNAALVRAHLLREAAASAAFVPLIADAQDAAAPAQAVARANSAFRQPDVVVLGMGEDGHTASLFPDAPELQGALSEPQPGYVITRPSAAPHARITLNLAALLATERVFLSVSGAAKAEVLERALQGPVPSLPVSLVLSRHRHGLDVFKT; encoded by the coding sequence ATGCGCGTGTTTGAGCATCCCACCCCGATGGACCAGGCCGAGGCGCTGGCCATCTCCATCGGCAATGCGCTGGAACTGGCCATCCGCGTCAAGGGCTGGGCGGTGCTGGCGGTCTCGGGCGGACGCTCGCCGGTGGCGATGTTCGAGCGGCTGCGCCACCGGCACGTGCGCTGGGAAGCGGTGACCATCACGCTGGTCGACGAGCGCGTGGTGCCGCCCGAGCACGCCGACAGCAACGCCGCCCTGGTGCGCGCGCACCTGCTGCGCGAGGCCGCTGCCAGTGCCGCTTTCGTGCCGCTGATTGCCGATGCGCAGGACGCTGCCGCGCCGGCACAGGCGGTGGCGCGCGCCAACAGCGCATTCCGCCAGCCAGACGTGGTGGTGCTGGGCATGGGCGAGGACGGCCATACCGCCTCGCTGTTCCCGGATGCGCCCGAACTGCAGGGCGCGCTGAGCGAGCCGCAGCCCGGCTACGTGATCACGCGCCCGTCAGCCGCGCCGCATGCCCGCATCACGCTCAACCTGGCGGCGCTGCTGGCCACCGAGCGCGTGTTCCTGTCAGTGTCGGGCGCGGCCAAGGCCGAGGTGCTCGAACGCGCGCTGCAGGGCCCTGTGCCGTCGTTGCCGGTCAGCCTGGTGCTGTCACGGCACCGGCACGGGCTTGACGTGTTCAAGACCTGA
- a CDS encoding MFS transporter, whose protein sequence is MSSPATVQAAAPDSVFRDAVFRRYWFARLCTTIGYQIFTVAVGWQMYDLTRDPLMLGMVGLVQFLPSVVLILMSGHVADRFDRRRIVRTCQAIEALLAAGMAVASLSGWIDSHHIFVFVALIGATRAFETPTLQALLPSVVTPRQLPRAVALASSAGQAAIIIGPAIGGFAYVAGPGVVYGLSATLFAIAAVLVSGITLRQAAQRLTAPVSVRTVFAGFAYIRSRPVLLGAISLDLFAVLLGGAVALLPIYARDILHTGPWGLGLLRSSPAVGALVMALWLARHPLNRRAGRIMFGAVALFGVATVVFGVSTWLPLSMVALVVLGASDMISVVVRSTLVQLETPDDMRGRVGAVNSVFIGASNQLGEFESGVTAALLGPVGAVILGGVGTLLVVALWMRLFPALAARDRLHDHPA, encoded by the coding sequence ATGTCTTCCCCAGCCACCGTCCAGGCCGCCGCGCCGGACAGCGTCTTCCGCGACGCCGTTTTCCGCCGTTACTGGTTCGCGCGCCTGTGCACCACGATTGGCTACCAGATCTTTACGGTGGCGGTCGGCTGGCAGATGTACGACCTGACCCGCGACCCGCTGATGCTCGGCATGGTCGGGCTGGTGCAGTTCCTGCCGTCGGTGGTGCTGATCCTGATGTCGGGGCACGTGGCCGACCGCTTCGACCGGCGCCGCATCGTGCGCACCTGTCAGGCGATCGAGGCGCTGCTGGCCGCCGGCATGGCCGTGGCCAGCCTGAGCGGCTGGATCGACAGCCATCACATCTTTGTCTTCGTCGCGCTGATCGGCGCCACGCGCGCGTTCGAGACCCCCACGCTGCAGGCGCTGCTGCCCAGCGTGGTGACGCCGCGCCAGCTGCCGCGCGCGGTGGCGCTGGCCAGCTCCGCCGGGCAGGCCGCCATCATCATCGGCCCGGCAATTGGTGGCTTTGCCTACGTGGCCGGGCCGGGCGTGGTCTACGGGCTGAGTGCCACGCTCTTTGCCATTGCCGCCGTGCTGGTCAGCGGCATCACGCTGCGCCAGGCCGCGCAGCGCCTGACCGCGCCGGTCAGCGTGCGCACCGTGTTTGCCGGGTTTGCCTATATCCGCAGCCGCCCGGTGCTGCTGGGCGCGATTTCGCTGGACCTGTTCGCGGTGCTGCTGGGCGGCGCCGTGGCGCTGCTGCCGATCTACGCGCGCGACATCCTGCACACCGGGCCGTGGGGCCTGGGGCTGCTGCGTTCGTCGCCGGCAGTCGGCGCGCTGGTAATGGCGCTGTGGCTGGCGCGCCATCCGCTGAACCGGCGCGCCGGGCGCATCATGTTCGGCGCGGTGGCGCTGTTCGGGGTGGCTACCGTGGTGTTCGGCGTATCGACCTGGCTGCCGTTGTCGATGGTGGCGCTGGTGGTGCTGGGCGCCTCGGACATGATCAGCGTGGTGGTGCGCTCCACGCTGGTCCAGCTCGAGACCCCGGACGACATGCGCGGGCGCGTGGGCGCGGTCAATTCGGTGTTTATCGGCGCCTCGAACCAGTTGGGCGAGTTCGAGTCCGGCGTCACCGCGGCATTGCTGGGCCCGGTGGGCGCGGTGATCCTGGGCGGCGTCGGCACGCTGCTGGTGGTGGCGCTGTGGATGCGGCTCTTTCCTGCGCTGGCCGCGCGCGACCGGCTGCACGATCATCCGGCCTGA
- the glk gene encoding glucokinase: MATTASSCADFPRLLGDVGGTNVRFALETAPMRIGPVTALKVADFPSLEAALRQYLDGLSASGKPVPRHAAIGLANPVTGDQVRLTNHNWSFSIDGMRRALGLQTLVAINDFTALALALPYLPADGLVPVRAGTAVRTAPLALVGPGTGLGVSGLVPAPGGAAVALAGEGGHIELMPDTDDEWIAWRAAHRNVGRVSAERLLCGSGLSHIHAALAAETGTLLLAPLLPEQVTTGAFERHDPLCQRAMAVFFGLLGSVAADIALVLGARGGVYLGGGILPRFVPALQASAFAERFVAKGRMRGWLEAVPVHVITASHPALPGLARALAEQLDGRGRNA; this comes from the coding sequence ATGGCCACCACTGCATCCTCCTGCGCTGACTTCCCCCGCCTGCTCGGCGATGTGGGCGGCACCAACGTGCGCTTTGCACTGGAAACCGCACCAATGCGGATCGGCCCGGTGACCGCGCTGAAGGTGGCCGATTTCCCGTCGCTCGAAGCAGCCCTGCGCCAATACCTCGACGGACTTTCCGCGTCGGGCAAGCCGGTGCCGCGCCACGCGGCGATCGGCCTGGCCAACCCGGTGACCGGCGACCAGGTCCGGCTCACCAACCACAACTGGTCGTTCTCGATCGACGGCATGCGGCGCGCGCTCGGGCTGCAGACGCTGGTGGCCATCAACGACTTCACCGCGCTGGCGCTGGCCCTGCCGTACCTGCCTGCCGACGGGCTGGTGCCCGTGCGTGCCGGCACCGCGGTGCGCACCGCGCCGCTCGCGCTGGTCGGGCCGGGCACCGGGCTGGGCGTTTCCGGCCTGGTGCCGGCGCCGGGCGGAGCAGCCGTGGCGCTGGCCGGCGAAGGCGGCCATATCGAGCTGATGCCCGACACTGACGACGAATGGATCGCCTGGCGCGCCGCCCATCGCAACGTTGGCCGGGTGTCGGCGGAGAGGCTCCTGTGCGGCAGCGGCCTGTCGCATATCCATGCCGCGCTGGCCGCAGAAACGGGTACGCTTTTGCTCGCGCCGCTGTTGCCGGAGCAGGTCACCACCGGCGCCTTCGAGCGCCACGACCCGCTGTGCCAGCGCGCCATGGCGGTGTTCTTCGGCCTGCTCGGCTCGGTTGCGGCCGACATCGCCCTGGTGCTGGGCGCACGTGGCGGGGTCTACCTGGGCGGCGGCATCCTGCCACGCTTCGTGCCTGCGCTGCAGGCCTCGGCCTTCGCCGAGCGCTTTGTCGCCAAGGGCCGCATGCGCGGCTGGCTGGAGGCCGTGCCGGTCCACGTCATCACCGCCAGCCACCCCGCGCTGCCGGGACTGGCGCGCGCACTGGCCGAGCAGCTCGACGGCCGCGGCCGGAACGCATAG